From the genome of Pungitius pungitius chromosome 21, fPunPun2.1, whole genome shotgun sequence, one region includes:
- the si:dkey-94l16.4 gene encoding retinoic acid-induced protein 1 isoform X6 codes for MEQRPMSLGHLQPQDLSTSSIPNVIDLTRKGEECVLNSPSLDPLSMVKNPCWYPNSVHSNPKLPFLLSRSSETTLQSGDPIQPDDAFSHTTVTLSYMSRSCVFSSHGVPPIGKLTLHSPCGLDKGRKESGYALNQHYLEPADGSMDLATQTDFFQSLTPAQVGAENHGGVCLMQESQKFKGGLYCKEINTPRNGKEYHGLPLDRIAGLENERDDNGTSSGACADSSIEKLTSVAGEDQGRGTSEALSVNSNKQNPRVLLDNVSDRDVCLPSRDYISPLEDPVSPSATSLDNVEDLFVLPQASSSPSGDNSYLETLNEVTGDGLRTERAIQKGSGISDTTSRLEASAENKQPVSRLKAVLEPLIVSTDDVCVSNVSKNKPKTVTSHMNGNAKAVQGMLIEKKRPGRGTRLDAIIMNINSRQYKVSGCIRTNKKAKTSQLTGGDPKLATSERNATLSAEKRRNRGKAPFSVKTMKQTAVTSTKRIRTNMNTDICKINTDSQCNYSTKSNGNISPKSSIFSVHKKSKRGPEDVPNPAHEEQTSPVGLKRKPPSPQFDVHNNSKEPEHICHPEPLMEIHIARLAPRPSPKKSQGQTTSSKQFPTVKAKADGIHKKRKKKCTWSQYSSIFSRKEPEIKLKYINFREEKKDYRLDSLTPFVHVEGWQSASSLCTIINYPEEVSAQHKRGQQQQAHHFGLISAVVPSTSSLQLGRPSTLSRQQRALVCCLCEQAANAMDLGDLHGPYYPEGYQRITKRLGLKVDRDDYSDTDSSSYSVRGKRRKCAISLTPGTLGLSQPKQKGLDSYQGTANKTASTEAKQTRSDGGRTDVEDWYSPPVLPQQPCEYWLHEDCAIWTAGVFLVKGKVYGLEEAVKAAQETRCSACSLHGATLGCFFKGCANKYHYRCALESADCVLIEDNFSMKCKKHKNRIFRTPPGNQ; via the exons ATGGAGCAGCGACCTATGAGTTTAGGTCATCTACAGCCTCAAGACCTCTCCACATCCAGCATCCCCAATGTGATAGACCTGACCAGGAAAGGCGAGGAGTGCGTCCTCAACAGCCCATCCCTCGATCCTCTGAGTATGGTTAAGAACCCTTGTTGGTACCCAAATTCAGTGCACAGCAACCCCAAATTACCGTTCTTGCTTTCTCGCTCCTCAGAAACTACTCTCCAATCAGGGGATCCAATTCAACCAGACGATGCCTTCTCGCACACTACAGTAACCCTCTCTTATATGAGCAGgtcttgtgttttctcctctcatGGTGTTCCGCCTATTGGCAAATTGACCCTTCACTCTCCTTGTGGCTTGGATAAAGGGCGTAAGGAGTCTGGCTATGCACTGAACCAGCACTACTTGGAGCCGGCTGATGGGTCCATGGACCTTGCTACTCAGACAGACTTCTTTCAGTCATTGACTCCGGCTCAGGTGGGAGCCGAGAACCATGGGGGGGTATGTCTAATGCAGGAGTCTCAGAAGTTCAAAGGAGGACTCTACTGCAAAGAAATTAACACGCCCAGAAACGGCAAGGAGTATCATGGTCTTCCTTTGGACAGGATTGCGGGTTTGGAAAATGAACGTGATGATAATGGCACCAGTTCTGGAGCCTGTGCTGATTCCTCAATCGAGAAGCTCACCTCTGTCGCAGGAGAGGATCAGGGAAGGGGCACTTCTGAGGCCCTCTCTGTTAATTCTAACAAACAGAACCCACGAGTCCTCTTAGACAATGTGAGTGATAGAGATGTCTGCTTGCCAAGCAGGGACTACATCAGTCCTCTGGAGGACCCTGTATCCCCCTCAGCTACATCCTTGGACAATGTGGAGGATTTGTTTGTCCTGCCTCAGGCGTCCAGCTCACCCAGTGGTGATAACTCTTATCTAGAGACATTAAATGAAGTTACAGGGGATGGCTTGAGGACAGAGCGAGCCATTCAGAAAGGCTCTGGCATTAGTGATACCACTTCAAGGTTAGAAGCAAGCGCTGAAAATAAGCAGCCGGTCAGTCGACTGAAGGCAGTGTTGGAGCCCTTGATTGTCTCGACCgatgatgtttgtgtgtcaaatgTTTCCAAAAATAAACCCAAGACCGTCACCTCTCACATGAATGGGAATGCAAAGGCAGTACAGGGAATGTTAATTGAAAAGAAACGTCCTGGTAGAGGTACACGGTTAGATGCTATAATTATGAACATAAATTCCAGGCAGTATAAAGTGTCGGGATGCATACgtacaaataaaaaagcaaagacTTCCCAATTAACAGGTGGGGATCCTAAATTAGCCACTTCTGAGAGAAATGCCACCCTGTCAGcggaaaaaaggagaaaccgAGGGAAGGCTCCTTTCTCAGTGAAAACTATGAAACAAACAGCagtaacttcaacaaaaagGATTAGAACCAACATGAACACTGACATTTGCAAAATCAATACTGATTCTCAATGCAATTATTCTACAAAGTCTAATGGCAACATATCTCCAAAAAGCAGTATTTTTTCTGTTCACAAGAAATCAAAGCGAGGGCCAGAGGATGTTCCTAATCCTGCACATGAAGAACAGACCAGCCCTGTGGGATTAAAGAGGaaaccccccagtcctcagtTTGATGTGCACAACAACTCAAAGGAGCCAGAGCATATATGCCACCCTGAACCCTTAATGGAAATTCATATTGCTAGACTTGCCCCAAGACCATCTCCAAAGAAAAGCCAAGGCCAGACCACAAGTAGCAAACAATTTCCCACTGTTAAGGCTAAGGCAGATGGTATtcacaagaaaaggaaaaagaaatgcacatgGAGCCAGTATTCCTCCATTTTCTCCCGGAAAGAGCCAGAGATCAAGTTGAAGTACATCAACtttagagaggaaaaaaaggactaTAGGTTGGACAGTTTAACTCCATTTGTCCACGTAGAGGGTTGGCAGTCAGCATCATCACTGTGTACTATCATCAACTACCCCGAGGAGGTGAGTGCACAACACAAGAGGGGCCAACAGCAGCAGGCGCACCACTTTGGCTTAATTTCTGCAGTCGTACCCAGCACATCATCGCTGCAGCTGGGCCGGCCGTCCACACTCAGCAGGCAGCAGCGCGCTCTTGTCTGCTGCCTGTGTGAACAAGCAGCGAACGCCATGGACTTGGGTGACCTTCATGGCCCCTATTACCCAGAAGGGTACCAGCGAATCACCAAAAGACTGGGCCTCAAAGTGGACAGGGATGACTACAGTGACACAGACTCTTCGTCCTACAGTGTCAGAGGCAAGAGGAGGAAATGTGCCATTTCACTCACACCAGGGACCCTCGGGCTGTCTCAGCCAAAGCAGAAGGGCCTGGACAGTTACCAGGGGACAGCTAACAAAACAGCCAGCACTGAAGCTAAACAGACGCGGTCAGATGGGGGCCGCACGGATGTAGAGGACTGGTACAGCCCACCTGTGTTGCCTCAGCAGCCCTGCGAGTACTGGCTGCACGAAGACTGTGCAATCTGGACGGCGGGTGTGTTCCTGGTCAAGGGCAAAGTGTACGGACTAGAGGAGGCTGTCAAGGCAGCCCAGGAGACG AGGTGCTCAGCGTGCAGTCTTCATGGTGCTACACTGGGCTGCTTCTTCAAAGGCTGTGCCAACAAGTACCACTACAGGTGTGCTCTGGAGTCAG CAGACTGTGTACTAATAGAAGATAATTTTTCCATGAAGTGTAAAAAACACAAG AACAGGATATTCAGAACCCCTCCAGGGAACCAATGA
- the si:dkey-94l16.4 gene encoding retinoic acid-induced protein 1 isoform X3 translates to MEQRPMSLGHLQPQDLSTSSIPNVIDLTRKGEECVLNSPSLDPLSMVKNPCWYPNSVHSNPKLPFLLSRSSETTLQSGDPIQPDDAFSHTTVTLSYMSRSCVFSSHGVPPIGKLTLHSPCGLDKGRKESGYALNQHYLEPADGSMDLATQTDFFQSLTPAQVGAENHGGVCLMQESQKFKGGLYCKEINTPRNGKEYHGLPLDRIAGLENERDDNGTSSGACADSSIEKLTSVAGEDQGRGTSEALSVNSNKQNPRVLLDNVSDRDVCLPSRDYISPLEDPVSPSATSLDNVEDLFVLPQASSSPSGDNSYLETLNEVTGDGLRTERAIQKGSGISDTTSRLEASAENKQPVSRLKAVLEPLIVSTDDVCVSNVSKNKPKTVTSHMNGNAKAVQGMLIEKKRPGRGTRLDAIIMNINSRQYKVSGCIRTNKKAKTSQLTGGDPKLATSERNATLSAEKRRNRGKAPFSVKTMKQTAVTSTKRIRTNMNTDICKINTDSQCNYSTKSNGNISPKSSIFSVHKKSKRGPEDVPNPAHEEQTSPVGLKRKPPSPQFDVHNNSKEPEHICHPEPLMEIHIARLAPRPSPKKSQGQTTSSKQFPTVKAKADGIHKKRKKKCTWSQYSSIFSRKEPEIKLKYINFREEKKDYRLDSLTPFVHVEGWQSASSLCTIINYPEEVSAQHKRGQQQQAHHFGLISAVVPSTSSLQLGRPSTLSRQQRALVCCLCEQAANAMDLGDLHGPYYPEGYQRITKRLGLKVDRDDYSDTDSSSYSVRGKRRKCAISLTPGTLGLSQPKQKGLDSYQGTANKTASTEAKQTRSDGGRTDVEDWYSPPVLPQQPCEYWLHEDCAIWTAGVFLVKGKVYGLEEAVKAAQETRCSACSLHGATLGCFFKGCANKYHYRCALESADCVLIEDNFSMKCKKHKDIQNPSREPMRGQVTQQKPHQTFTHNTR, encoded by the exons ATGGAGCAGCGACCTATGAGTTTAGGTCATCTACAGCCTCAAGACCTCTCCACATCCAGCATCCCCAATGTGATAGACCTGACCAGGAAAGGCGAGGAGTGCGTCCTCAACAGCCCATCCCTCGATCCTCTGAGTATGGTTAAGAACCCTTGTTGGTACCCAAATTCAGTGCACAGCAACCCCAAATTACCGTTCTTGCTTTCTCGCTCCTCAGAAACTACTCTCCAATCAGGGGATCCAATTCAACCAGACGATGCCTTCTCGCACACTACAGTAACCCTCTCTTATATGAGCAGgtcttgtgttttctcctctcatGGTGTTCCGCCTATTGGCAAATTGACCCTTCACTCTCCTTGTGGCTTGGATAAAGGGCGTAAGGAGTCTGGCTATGCACTGAACCAGCACTACTTGGAGCCGGCTGATGGGTCCATGGACCTTGCTACTCAGACAGACTTCTTTCAGTCATTGACTCCGGCTCAGGTGGGAGCCGAGAACCATGGGGGGGTATGTCTAATGCAGGAGTCTCAGAAGTTCAAAGGAGGACTCTACTGCAAAGAAATTAACACGCCCAGAAACGGCAAGGAGTATCATGGTCTTCCTTTGGACAGGATTGCGGGTTTGGAAAATGAACGTGATGATAATGGCACCAGTTCTGGAGCCTGTGCTGATTCCTCAATCGAGAAGCTCACCTCTGTCGCAGGAGAGGATCAGGGAAGGGGCACTTCTGAGGCCCTCTCTGTTAATTCTAACAAACAGAACCCACGAGTCCTCTTAGACAATGTGAGTGATAGAGATGTCTGCTTGCCAAGCAGGGACTACATCAGTCCTCTGGAGGACCCTGTATCCCCCTCAGCTACATCCTTGGACAATGTGGAGGATTTGTTTGTCCTGCCTCAGGCGTCCAGCTCACCCAGTGGTGATAACTCTTATCTAGAGACATTAAATGAAGTTACAGGGGATGGCTTGAGGACAGAGCGAGCCATTCAGAAAGGCTCTGGCATTAGTGATACCACTTCAAGGTTAGAAGCAAGCGCTGAAAATAAGCAGCCGGTCAGTCGACTGAAGGCAGTGTTGGAGCCCTTGATTGTCTCGACCgatgatgtttgtgtgtcaaatgTTTCCAAAAATAAACCCAAGACCGTCACCTCTCACATGAATGGGAATGCAAAGGCAGTACAGGGAATGTTAATTGAAAAGAAACGTCCTGGTAGAGGTACACGGTTAGATGCTATAATTATGAACATAAATTCCAGGCAGTATAAAGTGTCGGGATGCATACgtacaaataaaaaagcaaagacTTCCCAATTAACAGGTGGGGATCCTAAATTAGCCACTTCTGAGAGAAATGCCACCCTGTCAGcggaaaaaaggagaaaccgAGGGAAGGCTCCTTTCTCAGTGAAAACTATGAAACAAACAGCagtaacttcaacaaaaagGATTAGAACCAACATGAACACTGACATTTGCAAAATCAATACTGATTCTCAATGCAATTATTCTACAAAGTCTAATGGCAACATATCTCCAAAAAGCAGTATTTTTTCTGTTCACAAGAAATCAAAGCGAGGGCCAGAGGATGTTCCTAATCCTGCACATGAAGAACAGACCAGCCCTGTGGGATTAAAGAGGaaaccccccagtcctcagtTTGATGTGCACAACAACTCAAAGGAGCCAGAGCATATATGCCACCCTGAACCCTTAATGGAAATTCATATTGCTAGACTTGCCCCAAGACCATCTCCAAAGAAAAGCCAAGGCCAGACCACAAGTAGCAAACAATTTCCCACTGTTAAGGCTAAGGCAGATGGTATtcacaagaaaaggaaaaagaaatgcacatgGAGCCAGTATTCCTCCATTTTCTCCCGGAAAGAGCCAGAGATCAAGTTGAAGTACATCAACtttagagaggaaaaaaaggactaTAGGTTGGACAGTTTAACTCCATTTGTCCACGTAGAGGGTTGGCAGTCAGCATCATCACTGTGTACTATCATCAACTACCCCGAGGAGGTGAGTGCACAACACAAGAGGGGCCAACAGCAGCAGGCGCACCACTTTGGCTTAATTTCTGCAGTCGTACCCAGCACATCATCGCTGCAGCTGGGCCGGCCGTCCACACTCAGCAGGCAGCAGCGCGCTCTTGTCTGCTGCCTGTGTGAACAAGCAGCGAACGCCATGGACTTGGGTGACCTTCATGGCCCCTATTACCCAGAAGGGTACCAGCGAATCACCAAAAGACTGGGCCTCAAAGTGGACAGGGATGACTACAGTGACACAGACTCTTCGTCCTACAGTGTCAGAGGCAAGAGGAGGAAATGTGCCATTTCACTCACACCAGGGACCCTCGGGCTGTCTCAGCCAAAGCAGAAGGGCCTGGACAGTTACCAGGGGACAGCTAACAAAACAGCCAGCACTGAAGCTAAACAGACGCGGTCAGATGGGGGCCGCACGGATGTAGAGGACTGGTACAGCCCACCTGTGTTGCCTCAGCAGCCCTGCGAGTACTGGCTGCACGAAGACTGTGCAATCTGGACGGCGGGTGTGTTCCTGGTCAAGGGCAAAGTGTACGGACTAGAGGAGGCTGTCAAGGCAGCCCAGGAGACG AGGTGCTCAGCGTGCAGTCTTCATGGTGCTACACTGGGCTGCTTCTTCAAAGGCTGTGCCAACAAGTACCACTACAGGTGTGCTCTGGAGTCAG CAGACTGTGTACTAATAGAAGATAATTTTTCCATGAAGTGTAAAAAACACAAG GATATTCAGAACCCCTCCAGGGAACCAATGAGAGGACAGGTGACACAGCAGAAACCTCATCAG acattcacacacaacaCCCGATAG
- the si:dkey-94l16.4 gene encoding retinoic acid-induced protein 1 isoform X7, with translation MEQRPMSLGHLQPQDLSTSSIPNVIDLTRKGEECVLNSPSLDPLSMVKNPCWYPNSVHSNPKLPFLLSRSSETTLQSGDPIQPDDAFSHTTVTLSYMSRSCVFSSHGVPPIGKLTLHSPCGLDKGRKESGYALNQHYLEPADGSMDLATQTDFFQSLTPAQVGAENHGGVCLMQESQKFKGGLYCKEINTPRNGKEYHGLPLDRIAGLENERDDNGTSSGACADSSIEKLTSVAGEDQGRGTSEALSVNSNKQNPRVLLDNVSDRDVCLPSRDYISPLEDPVSPSATSLDNVEDLFVLPQASSSPSGDNSYLETLNEVTGDGLRTERAIQKGSGISDTTSRLEASAENKQPVSRLKAVLEPLIVSTDDVCVSNVSKNKPKTVTSHMNGNAKAVQGMLIEKKRPGRGTRLDAIIMNINSRQYKVSGCIRTNKKAKTSQLTGGDPKLATSERNATLSAEKRRNRGKAPFSVKTMKQTAVTSTKRIRTNMNTDICKINTDSQCNYSTKSNGNISPKSSIFSVHKKSKRGPEDVPNPAHEEQTSPVGLKRKPPSPQFDVHNNSKEPEHICHPEPLMEIHIARLAPRPSPKKSQGQTTSSKQFPTVKAKADGIHKKRKKKCTWSQYSSIFSRKEPEIKLKYINFREEKKDYRLDSLTPFVHVEGWQSASSLCTIINYPEEVSAQHKRGQQQQAHHFGLISAVVPSTSSLQLGRPSTLSRQQRALVCCLCEQAANAMDLGDLHGPYYPEGYQRITKRLGLKVDRDDYSDTDSSSYSVRGKRRKCAISLTPGTLGLSQPKQKGLDSYQGTANKTASTEAKQTRSDGGRTDVEDWYSPPVLPQQPCEYWLHEDCAIWTAGVFLVKGKVYGLEEAVKAAQETRCSACSLHGATLGCFFKGCANKYHYRCALESDCVLIEDNFSMKCKKHKNRIFRTPPGNQ, from the exons ATGGAGCAGCGACCTATGAGTTTAGGTCATCTACAGCCTCAAGACCTCTCCACATCCAGCATCCCCAATGTGATAGACCTGACCAGGAAAGGCGAGGAGTGCGTCCTCAACAGCCCATCCCTCGATCCTCTGAGTATGGTTAAGAACCCTTGTTGGTACCCAAATTCAGTGCACAGCAACCCCAAATTACCGTTCTTGCTTTCTCGCTCCTCAGAAACTACTCTCCAATCAGGGGATCCAATTCAACCAGACGATGCCTTCTCGCACACTACAGTAACCCTCTCTTATATGAGCAGgtcttgtgttttctcctctcatGGTGTTCCGCCTATTGGCAAATTGACCCTTCACTCTCCTTGTGGCTTGGATAAAGGGCGTAAGGAGTCTGGCTATGCACTGAACCAGCACTACTTGGAGCCGGCTGATGGGTCCATGGACCTTGCTACTCAGACAGACTTCTTTCAGTCATTGACTCCGGCTCAGGTGGGAGCCGAGAACCATGGGGGGGTATGTCTAATGCAGGAGTCTCAGAAGTTCAAAGGAGGACTCTACTGCAAAGAAATTAACACGCCCAGAAACGGCAAGGAGTATCATGGTCTTCCTTTGGACAGGATTGCGGGTTTGGAAAATGAACGTGATGATAATGGCACCAGTTCTGGAGCCTGTGCTGATTCCTCAATCGAGAAGCTCACCTCTGTCGCAGGAGAGGATCAGGGAAGGGGCACTTCTGAGGCCCTCTCTGTTAATTCTAACAAACAGAACCCACGAGTCCTCTTAGACAATGTGAGTGATAGAGATGTCTGCTTGCCAAGCAGGGACTACATCAGTCCTCTGGAGGACCCTGTATCCCCCTCAGCTACATCCTTGGACAATGTGGAGGATTTGTTTGTCCTGCCTCAGGCGTCCAGCTCACCCAGTGGTGATAACTCTTATCTAGAGACATTAAATGAAGTTACAGGGGATGGCTTGAGGACAGAGCGAGCCATTCAGAAAGGCTCTGGCATTAGTGATACCACTTCAAGGTTAGAAGCAAGCGCTGAAAATAAGCAGCCGGTCAGTCGACTGAAGGCAGTGTTGGAGCCCTTGATTGTCTCGACCgatgatgtttgtgtgtcaaatgTTTCCAAAAATAAACCCAAGACCGTCACCTCTCACATGAATGGGAATGCAAAGGCAGTACAGGGAATGTTAATTGAAAAGAAACGTCCTGGTAGAGGTACACGGTTAGATGCTATAATTATGAACATAAATTCCAGGCAGTATAAAGTGTCGGGATGCATACgtacaaataaaaaagcaaagacTTCCCAATTAACAGGTGGGGATCCTAAATTAGCCACTTCTGAGAGAAATGCCACCCTGTCAGcggaaaaaaggagaaaccgAGGGAAGGCTCCTTTCTCAGTGAAAACTATGAAACAAACAGCagtaacttcaacaaaaagGATTAGAACCAACATGAACACTGACATTTGCAAAATCAATACTGATTCTCAATGCAATTATTCTACAAAGTCTAATGGCAACATATCTCCAAAAAGCAGTATTTTTTCTGTTCACAAGAAATCAAAGCGAGGGCCAGAGGATGTTCCTAATCCTGCACATGAAGAACAGACCAGCCCTGTGGGATTAAAGAGGaaaccccccagtcctcagtTTGATGTGCACAACAACTCAAAGGAGCCAGAGCATATATGCCACCCTGAACCCTTAATGGAAATTCATATTGCTAGACTTGCCCCAAGACCATCTCCAAAGAAAAGCCAAGGCCAGACCACAAGTAGCAAACAATTTCCCACTGTTAAGGCTAAGGCAGATGGTATtcacaagaaaaggaaaaagaaatgcacatgGAGCCAGTATTCCTCCATTTTCTCCCGGAAAGAGCCAGAGATCAAGTTGAAGTACATCAACtttagagaggaaaaaaaggactaTAGGTTGGACAGTTTAACTCCATTTGTCCACGTAGAGGGTTGGCAGTCAGCATCATCACTGTGTACTATCATCAACTACCCCGAGGAGGTGAGTGCACAACACAAGAGGGGCCAACAGCAGCAGGCGCACCACTTTGGCTTAATTTCTGCAGTCGTACCCAGCACATCATCGCTGCAGCTGGGCCGGCCGTCCACACTCAGCAGGCAGCAGCGCGCTCTTGTCTGCTGCCTGTGTGAACAAGCAGCGAACGCCATGGACTTGGGTGACCTTCATGGCCCCTATTACCCAGAAGGGTACCAGCGAATCACCAAAAGACTGGGCCTCAAAGTGGACAGGGATGACTACAGTGACACAGACTCTTCGTCCTACAGTGTCAGAGGCAAGAGGAGGAAATGTGCCATTTCACTCACACCAGGGACCCTCGGGCTGTCTCAGCCAAAGCAGAAGGGCCTGGACAGTTACCAGGGGACAGCTAACAAAACAGCCAGCACTGAAGCTAAACAGACGCGGTCAGATGGGGGCCGCACGGATGTAGAGGACTGGTACAGCCCACCTGTGTTGCCTCAGCAGCCCTGCGAGTACTGGCTGCACGAAGACTGTGCAATCTGGACGGCGGGTGTGTTCCTGGTCAAGGGCAAAGTGTACGGACTAGAGGAGGCTGTCAAGGCAGCCCAGGAGACG AGGTGCTCAGCGTGCAGTCTTCATGGTGCTACACTGGGCTGCTTCTTCAAAGGCTGTGCCAACAAGTACCACTACAGGTGTGCTCTGGAGTCAG ACTGTGTACTAATAGAAGATAATTTTTCCATGAAGTGTAAAAAACACAAG AACAGGATATTCAGAACCCCTCCAGGGAACCAATGA